In Notolabrus celidotus isolate fNotCel1 chromosome 8, fNotCel1.pri, whole genome shotgun sequence, a genomic segment contains:
- the b4galt7 gene encoding beta-1,4-galactosyltransferase 7 yields the protein MMYSSRRKPVLYFKEERRFLSGRCTVYKLFGLCMVLLLVSLLWLQLSCSGDMSSPVHEDRRPSSQHQLQAPPCPADGLASATDDPSWGPHKLALIVPFRERFEELLVFVPFMHTFLNKKKIRHKIIIINQVDHYRFNRASLINVGHLESGNDTDYLAMHDVDLLPLNEALDYGFPEDGPFHVASPELHPLYHYKTYVGGILLLTKRHYYMCNGMSNRFWGWGREDDEFYRRLRKAELQLFRPSGITTGYKTFLHIHDPAWRKRDQKRVASQKQEQFKVDPEGGLTNLRYQVESRQELTISGAPCTVINTKLECDQNKTPWCLLS from the exons GTTCCTGTCCGGTAGATGTACGGTCTACAAGTTGTTCGGCCTCTGCATGGTCCTGCTGCTCGTCTCTCTGCTCTGGCTGCAGCTCAGCTGTTCTGGCGACATGTCCTCCCCCGTGCACGAGGACCGCCGCCCCTCCTCCCAGcaccagctgcaggctccgcCCTGCCCGGCTGACGGCCTGGCGTCCGCCACGGACGACCCCTCCTGGGGTCCTCACAAACTGGCGCTCATCGTGCCCTTCAGAGAGCGCTTCGAGGAGCTGCTGGTGTTTGTTCCCTTCATGCACACGTTCCTCAACAAGAAGAAGATCCGACAcaagatcatcatcatcaaccagGTGGATCACTACAG GTTTAACCGGGCGTCTCTGATCAACGTGGGTCACCTGGAGAGCGGGAACGACACAGACTACCTGGCGATGCACGACGTGGACTTGCTGCCTCTGAACGAAGCTCTGGACTACGGTTTCCCCGAGGACGGCCCGTTCCACGTGGCCTCCCCTGAGCTGCACCCGCTGTACCACTACAAGACCTACGTGGGCGGGATCCTGCTGCTCACCAAGAGACATTACTACATG tgtaaCGGCATGTCCAACAGGTTCTGGGGTTGGGGCCGAGAGGACGACGAGTTCTACAGACGACTGAGGAAAGCTGAGTTACAG ctcttcagACCGAGCGGGATCACGACGGGGTATAAAACCTTCCTCCACATCCACGACCCGGCCTGGAGGAAGAGAGACCAGAAGAGAGTGGCGTCTCAGAAACAG GAGCAGTTTAAAGTGGATCCTGAAGGGGGGCTGACTAACCTCCGTTACCAGGTGGAGTCCCGACAGGAGCTGACCATCAGCGGGGCTCCCTGCACCGTCATCAACACCAAACTGGAGTGTGACCAGAACAAGACGCCCTGGTGTCTGCTGTCGTAG